TtttcatgctatcatctttaGCCTCGAATTCCCCGTTTACTTGCCCCACTATCAATTGGGAATCCGAGAATGCGGCCAATTCTTTAGCCCCAGCCTCGCAGCAGATTTTCAGCCCCATCAGTAATGCTTCATACTCGGCATCATTGTTGGATGCCGCGAACTCAAAtctgaccgccctttccatGCGGACCCCGGCGGAGGACACAATGAGGAGTCCGGCCCCACTCGCCGATTGTGTTGAAGACCCGTCTACATACAATTTCCATTCTCGATTAACTTCAGCAGGAGGGGGGGAAGTGCTTTCAGCAATAAAGTCAGCCAAGGCTTGTGCTTTAATTGCCGTTCGAGACTCGTACTCGATGCCGAAATCTgctagctggtttgcccaatctgtgacACGGCTCGACTTGTTTTTCCCCTCAAGGATCTTTTTtaaaggttgatcagtccggacAATGATCGGGTTGGACTGAAAGTATGGCTTTAATTTCCTGCTGGCCATCACTATCGCAAATATGACCTTTTCCACTTCGCAATAGTTCCCTTCTGAGCCGTGGAATGCATGACTCACATAGTATATTGGAAGCTgcttcttttccctttccgccACAAGCACTCCGGATAACGAGTATTCGGAGACAGAGACATATAAGACTAGCTTTTCCCCGTTGATgggcgaaactagttttggcaaggCCGATAAGTGCTCCTTAAGCTGACGGAAAGACTTTTCTGCTTCCGCGGTCCATTCGAATTTCTGTtgctttattgttttgaagaaaGGTAAGCATTTGTCTGCCGATTTTGAAAGGAATCTTCCTAGTGCGGCTATACACCCCGTGAGCTTTTGCACTTCTTTTACGGAGGTGGGGGATCTCATGTTTTGAATGGCCTGAATCTTATCCGGATTTGCCTCGATGCCCCGTTCGTCTACCAAGAAGCCGAGACATTTTCCTCCTGTGACCCCGAACACACACTTGTCCGGATTGAGCTTCATCTGGTGTTTACGGAGGGTATTGAACGTTTCACGCAAGTCCGCAGCGTGCTGAGTTGCGTGCTTGCTTTTTGTTatcatgtcatccacgtatacctcaagattccgtccaatctgagattggaaaACCTTGTTTACCATCCTTTGATAGGTGGCTCCTGCATTTTTTAACCCGAAGGGCATGACTTTGTAGCAGTAGACACCCATGCTagtaatgaaggccgtgtgtGTTTGGTCCTCCGGCGCCAATTGAATCTGGTGATATCCggcattggcatccatgaaACTTAGTAGCGCATGGCCTGCTGTGGAGTCCACCAGGCGATCTATTTTTGGAAGTGGATAGTCGTCCTTGGGGCAGGCTCTATTCAAATCCGTGAAATCGACACACATCCTCCATTTGCCGTTTGGTTTCTTCACGAGGACGACATTGGATAGCCAATCGGAGTATTTGCATTCTCTAATGAATCCGGCTCTCAATAATTTTTCAACTTCCTCTTTGGCGGCCTCGGTCCGCTCTTTTCCTTGATGCCGCAACTTCTGCTTTACTGGTTTGTGGCCTGGTCTTatgtcaagtttatgacacATGACGCTAGTAGGGATGCCAGACATTTCTTCCGTGCTGAAGGCGAAGACGTCACGGAACTCAGCAATGGTGGCCACGATTTCTTTTTTAATCGTACCAGGAATATCTTTCCCTATCTTTAGTTGCTTTCCCTCGAACATGTCTACTGCCTCGTATCTTTCTATGGGGCGAGGCCTTTCGTGTGTGCTAGGGTTTTCCATATATACGCTCATGACAGCGGGAGCGTCTTgatcttccctttcccttttggCGGGTGTCGCGGAGTGTCCGCGCTTCAGAGTGTTTATAAGGCATTGGCGTGCCGTTATCTGATCTCCCTTGAGGATGCCAACTTTCCCATCGTCCCGTTCGAATTGCAACAAgagttgatgagggaagattGCAGCTTTGATCTTGTTAATGAGGGGAAGtcccatgatggcgttgtaAGGGAAAGTGAGATCCACTACCGTGAAACGTATGGGCAGGGTCCTGCTTTCACTTCTTTCTCCCATGCgcacggggagaatgatcgttcCTAGCGGAATGACCTGACTTCCCCCAAACCCGATCAGCGGCTTATCGAGGGGCTGCAAGTGCTTTTCCtcgaacttcatttttctcaagcactccattgtaatgagatcagccgtgcttccggtatccacgagtacccttttgactttcatctgtccgattttgagggtgaccaccagagggtcagtaTGGGGCTGTTGCAGCGTTTGAGAGGTCGTGGCATCAAACTTCATGACCGGCCCGCTGGTTACGGTTGTTGGTCTTTTCAGCAGAGTATGAACACTGTCTTTTGCAGCGCGGACGGTAGGATATTCCTCGGTGTatcctccaaaaatcatgttgatggtCCCTTGCGTATGGGAACCTTCGCGCCTTGCCTCTTCCCTCTTGGGGGATCCGCGTCTTTGATTCCACTGCCTTCTGTTTGCTCCTTCTCCCGTGTCATAGTCCCTCTTGTTGAGGAACCAGGAAAGCTTTCCTTCATCGGCCAGCTGATACAAGATACGCTTGAGTTCGCGACATTGGGCGAGGGTATGGCCGTGCTCTTTATGGTAGTCACACCATAAATTGTAATTGCGCCTGTTGGAAGGAGTGGTAGtgggaggtggagttggcaacttGTCGCGAACGGCAAAGAAAATATCCCTTCTGTTTCGATTAAACATCGGGTCGTTTCCTCCGTCTAACAAATTGCGTGTTCTGGATTCCCCTGCCGCGGTATAAATGTGATGGGAACGCGGGGGTCCCATATCTGAAGGGGGCGCGGGACGACGCGGCGTGTGATTTCTTTCCTCTATGGGGGGTTGCGGCGTCTTTCTTGTCAGACTTCCGCCTCTTGGGGTCGTGTGCCTGACATACctcggaggccgtgacataactttgacattgcttcatggcctccgcatATGTCTTGACCTGGCTTTCCACCAACTTGAACTtgagcctttgagccttcattccattGATAAGGGCGTTTAAGGCGACTGATTCCTCTAAATCCGTCACCTCTAGCACCGCCTCATGGAATTTCTTCAGATAGGAGGATATGGATTCTCCTTCCAATTGAGTGACACTTAGtaggtggaagtttgatttctcctgccttcttgagGCTATAAAGTGGCCCAGAAATTTGCCTTCTAGTTGGGCAAAATTGTGGATACTTCCTTggggaagggaggtgtaccacgtcaaggctgctcccgtaagagtagttgggaagaatttaCACCACAAGGAAGGATTGGTAGTGTGCAGCACCATCAGGTTCTTGTACGCCATCAAGTGTTCTTCAGGGCATGACGTTCCGTCAAACGCTGCCatatttgggatttttattttccCCGGGTTGGGAATGTTTAGTATTTCGGGAGCCATTGGAGAGATTATCGGGGTAGGATCTCCAGGGAGGATTTTGACCTCATCTTCGTTCCGCGGCATGGTTACAGGACTCGCTGGATGGCTGGATCCTACCAGCTGCGCCCTCTTCCTCTCTTCCCTCCGTCGATCCACCAGTGACTGGATGCTTTCGGATGCCTTATGCTTTTTGCTTTCTAAATAAGTACGGGCATCTTGAGAGGCGGTTTTAGACTCTCTGTCTCTAGGATCACTTCTGCCGAGGCTCGTGTGAGTCCTTGGTCTCTCCCGTCGCCTCTTGTTTCTCTTGCTGGAACGTGACATCTCCGAGTTCCCATCCTGAGATTCGTGGGATTTGGGTGTCTCGTTAGGGGGCTCAATCCGTTCCCgcagattttttatttgatctgcCATATCATCCAATACTTGTTGTGGAGCAGGATTATTGTTATTCATGACAGCGCGGAGCTGTTCGGAAAACGcagcagtgaggtttcgtgctagcatgtccagatcacggcgggTCACGGCCTGATTGTTGGCCTGACCTgcagaagtgtctgtatctgtgctatgcacggttgcggtttgtgttggatttcttttgggagccatgacttaTTGTAAcagtccccacagacggcgccaaactgtttcggtaatgaaacgaggaagtgcgaaAGATACTCAAAATACCTAAAGATTAGTGGAAGTGTGATTAAGAGAAGCAATTTGTGGGAGGAAGTGGCtggaattcctgcaaaacaacttgttagccttgtccggggggtgatctcccggaaaacccctccgacgctcaagttagaacgtggatatcgGAAataaatgaatgaacgattatataatgaatgcaagaagagaTGTCGGGATTAAGATTGCTAGTGTTTGGGTAGGTTAATGAAGCAGGGTGAGAGCAATGATATTACAAAGGCTATGTTTTTTCTGGTCTTTCCTTCTTGATGGCTGCCCATATTTATAATGATGGAAAGGAAGTTGTAGAAGAAGTgaactatcatgggagtagtgggagtaatgggaagAGTGGGCAGTTACTtatcttgaaacaaggagagccatgcATTGTGGGAGAGTGGGGAGTTATGGTTTTTCAGAGGTAactggcccatgggccattcaaggaagatgggacttccagaaaaagcccattgaccgaaagtcaaggtcaacggaaaaggtcaaagggtatttcggtaatatgatgctatttatcaaataaattaattaaaaaaaacagtaccatgacagTACTTGTATTCGCAAATAAATTTATTCAACTACAATTATCATCTTTTATATGCTGAATGAATCATCGTCATCAACCCAATATTCTACAAAAGTCAGTGTTAGGGGAAGAAAATAGCGAACGAGCCATACACCTCTCCAAGAAAAGGACAAAGTAGGTTGCGCACACTTAGATGATCCCGCAAAAGGATTGGATAAAGTAAGTGCATACATCTCGCTTGAGCCTTGCATGCAGTCATGAAGAATATCTTGCTTAATACtagtgaaaataatatatttgctggtttgtagaatatttttcttttcaccgtaaaaataagaaaaaattaccatTAAATATTCCACGTTTGGTGGTttccttttaaaaattacacctttagtatttttattttctttaaaaaaaatcctaCTTTTCcttcaattttcttttaaaggaCTAACTAATTTTTTCAACCTGCTACTAGCCagttttttccaaaaatttagAGGAAATGCCACGTGTCCTATTGTATATCGTTACTTATTTTTTCAGACTACTTTAAAATAATCACCAAAACTCTTAACACTTCCACCCCTCTCCTCTCCCGACCATAGCCCCACAGCCGTTCCATGTACCACTACCTTTTCTATTCCTGAACCAACAACAATCATCACGACGCAATCCACCCCCTTTTCTGCGAGGTTTTAACTTCGTGAATAGATTGAAATCATTAGATTGGAGAACATAGAgggggagagagagagagagagagaaaaaaaaagatgtgGATATAGAAAGTTAGGTAAAATAATGGTGAGGAGAACCCTCATTGTATTTGAGTTCTACTTCGTCCACCATTATAATTTGTCTGTCATAGTTGTGTCATGAAGGAGTCAATGGTGATGGAGGAGGAAGGTAGTGGTAATGGTTGGTGGTGGTGGGTAGTTACAGGGAGGGGTGGCAGGCTGGTAAAGGTGGTGGTGTTTGACAAGGGAGagattgtttttaaaattttaaaaattacaaaataaatgataaatgaaaaggtAATATGATTAGTAGGTTTAAGGTCATTTATACCTTAAAGAAAATGGAATGCAAAGAtcaaggttttcaaaataaacaaaaggtgagattttttttaaaaaaaaaaaacataaaagatgGAAtctttaaaagtaaataaattttccaaaaaaataaatatggtTGCAACATGTGTCCTTGAAGTTAACAGATAATTTtacagaaaaatgaaaaatgataaactCTCAAAAGACCTGAaaaatagttatttttattgGTACAAATGTAGCAAATATTGATTTAGGTAACttataaataatcttatttggtttagaatattaataaattggtcatttttaatcttaaatattattGGTATAAGACATAATTGatttaattagtatatatacatgcataaactttatgaaaagttaaataattGGAGTAAAAGCTAATTCATTCATATGGGAAAAGGACAACATAAGGACAAAAtgcaaattttttatatttttatttctctctcttttttttttgaataatgttatttttctctcttaatGTTATGTAAAAAGTTCATGTgcctatttactttttttttttaatcttgctACTGAGTTATGATGCAATGGAAGAGGTTGATTATCTGTCTTGTTCGAAGGACTCTGATCCGATTTGGGGCAAGCTGTGGAAATTAAAAATTCCTCCTAAAGTCCGGGATTTTTTTTGGAGGGCCTACTGGGACATCATTCCTCATGGGGTGAATTCTAAGGGTATCtcttatttgttattttgcCACCGTTGCGGTTAGAAGGAATCTTTGAAGCATCTGTTGTTTTAGTGTTCTTGGGCTTAAAATTTTTCGAAAGCAGCTAAGTTTGTGCTTCCTAGTCAGGGGTTTTCCTCTTTTTGTGACTACCTTGAGTGGGTCTGGAGTTGTCATGGGAGTGTggatattgatatttttgtgaCTCTATGCTGGCAGCTATGGAAGGCGAGGAATAATGTGGTCTTTGATCATGGTCAGCCTCTTTCATTTCTTAACTGTCGAAGAGCTATGGATTGGGTAAAGGATTATCACAAGGTTCTCACTTTGGATCATGCTAGTATTAGGTCTATCATACTTCTTGAAAAGGTCCTCCATTGGGCATAGGCGGATCCAGGATTCTAAAGCATGGGTAGCACCATTCATGATTCACCAACGTGTTGAAATAAATTACAGTCGAGAGTTTTGTTTATAAAATGAGCATTCCAAAAATATTTCATTGCACCAAATTACAAGTTACAATTTACAATGAGATTAAAGTCTAACATAGTGAAATACAAgataataacaaaatataaaactacAATTGTTCTCTTCGAGTTCTCATATTTTGATatctgtagactcaattaggaacgggaatagcaacaagagggggggtgaattgttgttgttactagtttaagcgtttttgccctgtttttgcggaattgaataaaataaataaagcttaaacttagagcgaaataattaaaagagacaaacgatttttacgtggaaaccttctaggcctaaatagaaggaaaaaccacgacccctcgggatttctaaattctccactatgtttaaggcaactcgttacaattacattaaacatcttacttcactcgaagcgcatcaactaggccaactcttctctctcaaattgcttcactcaaagcaacaaacttagcttcactaaaagctaattctcaccactagcttcactagaagctttctccttagctttactcaaagctaatctcttctctagcttcattaaaagctatctattttcccccttagactcacccgagtctaattacaaattctctcaaaaacccttacaaaggataaaaattctctaaaaataaaatcaatgagttgcacaagaaaatattataaattaattggcatttttaaaacaaaattttcttgtaaaaattctcccataattacatatgatttaatggctcatactaaggcaagtttttatgaataaccgagtctcttatttatagagctaaaatccctaagaataaggaatattcaaatccattattccctatcaaaagatcacgggagtaatgtggattttaataaccaagtcttcctacggttaatcttaaaaataggcatttaaagttgaccaattcaagcccacggttatttagcaataaccgctgttccctaataataggttctgttccctttaaggcAGCAGTTTTACAaacagctgttcctgttccagtactaattgctggaacgtgtttgctataaatagaaacggttatactgaTTGGGAATGATTACTTGCTAacttttaggaataaagacggtttagaatgatagctaagacccattcaacaaccactatgtctatttttagcaaatccaaaatttactaaatatagatcctaaaataaaggatctttatttagaggctcatacgtaagtaattttaagaaaactttttgccaattaattataataattaataaatgcaacaaattaactttatttaatacattaactaaaaataataattataaataaataaccagaatttccagttaacgtaggctgactgcagttcaggaacagtgcgctgtttccagaatccagttttgctagaacatccaacttaggaacagtagacctgctgtctccattttacatcccaagcgatatacttcttctaacatcccttgaatccttttgacacgtgcattccaatgaactatgaactaagccataggtactatcaacgatcacaattaatcggatatcgacctgcacacaaactctaaacacatatttgtttaagtgtagtcatcatcaaaactcaagaggtccaacaaattccccctttttgatgatgacaaacttttaaacaaacttaaaataaaattagagtaaaatcaatattatagagcatgtcagagattaaaacaactctacataacttagtaaattaactcgttacaatataatttaccaagcaatcatagcaacacagtttactccatatagtataaaaacacaatataaaatatatgtttttaaatagtttccaaaaatagttaacataaatcactaagtatttcaaatgtaataactTTGAAATCAGAACAATTATTCATATAGTCAGAGCATATATCTTATATTCCTATCAacagaacattcaaaacaattattagaacagttcatcatcagagtcatcagagcaacagttcatcaagtaacttctattatcagagcaatataaatcaatcttgatcataagTATCAGAGCATTAAGCATTaacaaaaggtgttaactatatactgacaatagattaactatactttgacaatcagagcaaaatcagcaagcaataaacaagcaataaacaatcatcagcagaatacagccaaacagccttagatcatgaatcataaccttagtcctaaagtccaacataatagatattatcagagctaagcatactcaagcattatttaagtttgtgtcaaatattcccccttttgacatcattcaaaaagaattggagcaatcaaaccacagcactacgcatatagacatagtcaaagagagaataaggatgcacaaagtaaaaagcaataacaatgaatgcaaacaagatcagctatgattaatcgtcacagatagttagtagcataaaggaaaatgtaggtcatagtatgaattaatacaaacagtaccccagctggtacaaaacaaaagcaagaaaagattgtttgataatagtgatggttgcaacaattaagaaaatatgatgattatcaggagaaattaagatgcaggagcttcatcatctatgtat
This Amaranthus tricolor cultivar Red isolate AtriRed21 chromosome 13, ASM2621246v1, whole genome shotgun sequence DNA region includes the following protein-coding sequences:
- the LOC130798872 gene encoding uncharacterized protein LOC130798872, which gives rise to MLARNLTAAFSEQLRAVMNNNNPAPQQVLDDMADQIKNLRERIEPPNETPKSHESQDGNSEMSRSSKRNKRRRERPRTHTSLGRSDPRDRESKTASQDARTYLESKKHKASESIQSLVDRRREERKRAQLVGSSHPASPVTMPRNEDEVKILPGDPTPIISPMAPEILNIPNPGKIKIPNMAAFDGTSCPEEHLMAYKNLMVLHTTNPSLWSSRRQEKSNFHLLSVTQLEGESISSYLKKFHEAVLEVTDLEESVALNALINGMKAQRLKFKHTTPRGGSLTRKTPQPPIEERNHTPRRPAPPSDMGPPRSHHIYTAAGESRTRNLLDGGNDPMFNRNRRDIFFAVRDKLPTPPPTTTPSNRRNYNLWCDYHKEHGHTLAQCRELKRILYQLADEGKLSWFLNKRDYDTGEGANRRQWNQRRGSPKREEARREGSHTQGTINMIFGGYTEEYPTVRAAKDSVHTLLKRPTTVTSGPVMKFDATTSQTLQQPHTDPLFEEKHLQPLDKPLIGFGGSQVIPLGTIILPVRMGERSESRTLPIRFTVVDLTFPYNAIMGLPLINKIKAAIFPHQLLLQFERDDGKVGILKGDQITARQCLINTLKRGHSATPAKREREDQDAPAVMSVYMENPSTHERPRPIERYEAVDMFEGKQLKIGKDIPGTIKKEIVATIAEFRDVFAFSTEEMSGIPTSVMCHKLDIRPGHKPVKQKLRHQGKERTEAAKEEVEKLLRAGFIRECKYSDWLSNVVLVKKPNGKWRMCVDFTDLNRACPKDDYPLPKIDRLVDSTAGHALLSFMDANAGYHQIQLAPEDQTHTAFITSMGVYCYKVMPFGLKNAGATYQRMHAADLRETFNTLRKHQMKLNPDKCVFGVTGGKCLGFLVDERGIEANPDKIQAIQNMRSPTSVKEVQKLTGCIAALGRFLSKSADKCLPFFKTIKQQKFEWTAEAEKSFRQLKEHLSALPKLVSPINGEKLVLYVSVSEYSLSGVLVAEREKKQLPIYYVSHAFHGSEGNYCEVEKVIFAIVMASRKLKPYFQSNPIIVRTDQPLKKILEGKNKSSRVTDWANQLADFGIEYESRTAIKAQALADFIAESTSPPPAEVNREWKLYVDGSSTQSASGAGLLIVSSAGVRMERAVRFEFAASNNDAEYEALLMGLKICCEAGAKELAAFSDSQLIVGQVNGEFEAKDDSMKMYLQQVKDFIPKFDKFTLEHIPRSQNAQADSLAKLASSADTSAARDIIWEVLPNPSINFMINTIDRSETWMGPYVKYLQDQTLPQHENQAKMLQKKAKWFELHEGTLYKKSYTHPLLKCVAPEEGNYILREIHEGGCGIHQGVRTVISKVLRSGYYWPSLRKDAEELILRCPECQYHSKIGRKPSNYLTVLQAVLPFDKWGMDLLGPFPPAKGQRKFIIVAIDYFTKYVEAEALSSITDKQVCQFLWRNIITRYGIPRVIITDNGRQFVSKNTIEYCDKFHIQIRFSSVSRPQTNGQVESANKEILNGIKKKIEGVKEIKLQNYKTKHYPKRRRRPPLRPGPATEEIRPPPLQDWE